One Verrucomicrobiota bacterium genomic region harbors:
- a CDS encoding DUF1456 family protein — translation MTNNEVMKSVRYTLEIKNREVVEMIKGGGVELSVLDVVGILKNEGDEGFIECPAEILHAFLDGLILERRGPSDGSAGKFSTATINNNMVLRKLRIAFEMRDTDMMVTMRSVGFKISKGEISALFRTPTHKHFVECGDQFLRNFLKGLTHRFRPDREKGEECQENGPSG, via the coding sequence AAATTAAAAACAGAGAAGTGGTCGAGATGATCAAAGGAGGTGGTGTTGAATTGTCGGTTCTCGATGTGGTTGGTATTCTCAAAAACGAAGGGGATGAAGGATTTATCGAGTGCCCTGCAGAAATCCTTCACGCGTTTTTAGATGGACTGATTTTGGAACGTCGCGGACCAAGCGATGGTTCCGCTGGAAAATTCTCAACGGCTACGATCAACAATAATATGGTCCTTCGGAAATTGCGTATCGCATTTGAAATGAGAGATACCGATATGATGGTTACAATGAGAAGTGTGGGGTTCAAAATATCAAAAGGCGAAATAAGCGCCCTCTTTCGTACACCCACCCATAAGCATTTTGTGGAGTGTGGTGATCAATTTCTGCGTAATTTTCTCAAAGGGCTCACTCACCGCTTTCGCCCTGATAGAGAAAAGGGGGAGGAGTGCCAAGAGAACGGACCGAGTGGTTAA